One genomic region from Jiangella sp. DSM 45060 encodes:
- a CDS encoding glycosyltransferase family 2 protein, whose product MSPTARTPVAVPRQDWTTVQAPDLGAWTPSLTVTVVLPAKDCQDELDLTLAALSAQSYPAELMDVVVVDDASAEPLRLPAVHPERTRVLRLPPGDGHGSGRARHAGAEAATGDVVLFLDADIVATRTHVEAHARWHHVLADAVVLGHKLFVDFDDITAADVLAATRDDTFDQLLDGRKQKKHTWHEDFIREAARLTTYTDDTFIAVVGASVSAPRALYAESGGFSTFGLRGIVDTEFGYRIFTAGAVLVPEPDARSYHQGARNFATRGDEIKRERSGLAANHLPIPLFRPSDVGRMWQVPVVHAIVDATSGTPEEVQVTVDSILASAYTDLVVTVSPSKELPRWIEDYFAADARVRFAPEPVRTGFPAPFSLVVPAGVAIGRSAVGSLLALSSSEQAGLVRATVSDEPGPPVELWATRALHRARRHAGADGLDETARRLFGMHWVSGAEIGVRPAVVGVTKQGMLHEASAG is encoded by the coding sequence ATGTCGCCCACGGCCCGGACACCGGTCGCCGTACCCCGGCAGGATTGGACCACCGTCCAGGCACCCGATCTGGGCGCCTGGACGCCGTCCCTGACGGTGACGGTGGTGCTCCCGGCGAAGGACTGTCAGGACGAGCTCGACCTCACCCTCGCCGCGCTCTCGGCCCAGTCCTACCCGGCCGAGCTGATGGACGTCGTGGTCGTCGACGACGCGTCCGCGGAGCCGCTGCGGCTGCCGGCCGTCCACCCTGAGCGGACCCGCGTGCTGCGGCTGCCGCCCGGCGACGGGCACGGGTCCGGACGGGCGCGGCACGCCGGCGCCGAGGCCGCCACCGGCGACGTCGTGCTGTTCCTCGACGCCGACATCGTCGCCACCCGCACGCACGTCGAGGCGCACGCCCGATGGCACCACGTCCTCGCCGACGCCGTCGTGCTCGGGCACAAGCTGTTCGTCGACTTCGACGACATCACCGCCGCCGACGTCCTCGCCGCCACCCGCGACGACACGTTCGACCAGCTGCTCGACGGCCGCAAGCAGAAGAAGCACACCTGGCACGAGGACTTCATCCGCGAGGCCGCCCGGCTCACCACGTACACCGACGACACCTTCATCGCCGTCGTCGGCGCCAGCGTGTCGGCGCCGCGCGCGCTGTACGCCGAGAGCGGCGGCTTCTCGACGTTCGGGCTGCGCGGCATCGTCGACACCGAGTTCGGCTACCGCATCTTCACCGCCGGCGCCGTGCTCGTCCCGGAGCCCGACGCCCGCAGCTACCACCAGGGCGCGCGCAACTTCGCCACCCGCGGCGACGAGATCAAGCGCGAGCGGTCCGGCCTCGCGGCCAACCACCTGCCCATCCCGCTGTTCCGCCCCTCCGACGTCGGCCGCATGTGGCAGGTGCCGGTCGTGCACGCCATCGTCGACGCCACCAGCGGGACGCCCGAGGAGGTGCAGGTCACCGTCGACTCCATCCTGGCCTCGGCCTACACCGACCTCGTCGTCACGGTGTCGCCGAGCAAGGAACTGCCGCGCTGGATCGAGGACTACTTCGCCGCCGACGCCCGGGTCCGGTTCGCGCCCGAGCCCGTCCGCACCGGCTTCCCGGCGCCGTTCTCGCTGGTCGTGCCCGCCGGGGTGGCCATCGGCCGGTCGGCGGTGGGTTCGCTGCTGGCGCTGTCGTCGTCCGAGCAGGCCGGTCTGGTCCGCGCCACCGTGTCCGACGAGCCCGGCCCGCCGGTCGAGCTGTGGGCCACCCGGGCGCTGCACCGCGCGCGGCGCCACGCCGGCGCCGACGGCCTCGACGAGACCGCGCGGCGGCTGTTCGGGATGCACTGGGTCAGCGGCGCCGAGATCGGCGTCCGTCCCGCCGTCGTCGGGGTGACGAAGCAGGGCATGCTGCACGAGGCCTCGGCCGGCTGA
- a CDS encoding class I SAM-dependent methyltransferase: protein MQRAVRALLGSRWPLLGMAGALAAVVVAIIVVATGGSLAVAALTLLAGLTLVGLVAVGASAREAEQRARRTEKQLKALTSAVEAVATSVQSVAERQADPTGGPLAAIIGAQRLDAAVRHDELVALHEELRADLHATLTERQLAELSALANLYAMLGADDEVPAFGGFAASPRTVLRLASLVRRLPSDALIVECGSGSSTVWLALACRHAGKGRVVALEHHERYAALTREALARHGLGDVAEVREAPLEPVTVGGEKHDWYAAPQWTDLRGIDLLFVDGPPGSAGPRSRYPAFPLLATALDDGAVVALDDAQRQDEADIAADWLAEPVDGVRLADGDTVGRTRFFTASR from the coding sequence ATGCAACGGGCGGTACGCGCTCTCCTCGGCTCCCGCTGGCCCCTGCTGGGCATGGCCGGCGCCCTCGCCGCCGTCGTCGTGGCGATCATCGTGGTCGCGACGGGCGGCAGCCTCGCCGTGGCGGCGCTCACCCTGCTGGCCGGCCTGACGCTGGTCGGGCTGGTCGCGGTCGGGGCCTCCGCCCGCGAGGCCGAACAGCGCGCCCGCAGGACGGAGAAGCAGCTCAAGGCGCTCACCAGCGCGGTCGAGGCCGTCGCGACGTCCGTCCAGTCGGTCGCGGAGCGGCAGGCCGACCCCACCGGCGGGCCGCTGGCGGCCATCATCGGGGCGCAGCGCCTCGACGCCGCGGTGCGCCACGACGAGCTGGTCGCGCTGCACGAGGAGCTGCGCGCCGACCTCCACGCCACGCTGACCGAGCGGCAGCTGGCCGAGCTGTCCGCGCTGGCCAACCTGTACGCCATGCTCGGCGCCGACGACGAGGTCCCCGCGTTCGGCGGCTTCGCGGCGTCGCCGCGGACGGTGCTCCGGCTGGCGTCGCTGGTGCGCCGGCTGCCGTCCGACGCGCTGATCGTCGAGTGCGGCAGCGGCAGCTCGACGGTCTGGCTGGCGCTGGCCTGCCGGCACGCCGGCAAGGGCCGCGTCGTCGCGCTGGAGCACCACGAACGCTACGCCGCGCTCACCCGCGAGGCGCTGGCCCGGCACGGCCTGGGCGACGTGGCGGAGGTGCGCGAGGCGCCGCTCGAGCCGGTCACCGTCGGCGGCGAGAAGCACGACTGGTACGCGGCGCCGCAGTGGACCGACCTGCGCGGCATCGACCTCCTGTTCGTCGACGGCCCGCCCGGCAGCGCCGGGCCGCGGTCGCGCTACCCGGCGTTCCCGCTGCTGGCGACGGCGCTCGACGACGGCGCCGTGGTCGCCCTCGACGACGCGCAACGGCAGGACGAGGCCGACATCGCCGCCGACTGGCTGGCCGAGCCCGTCGACGGCGTTCGCCTCGCCGACGGCGACACCGTCGGCCGCACCCGCTTCTTCACCGCGTCGCGCTAG
- a CDS encoding glycosyltransferase produces MRVLVLTVVHDPEDARIRHRQIVALREAGHEVTLAAPFSATGRPIPGDLSVIDIPRSHGRHRLTAMRTARRLLKRRGRDFDIVLMHDPELVLASIGLTIPGLVWDVHEDTAAALRMKAWLPRAGRPAGAALIRAIERHAERRMPLLLAEESYAGRFRKQHTIVRNSVAIPDDVSTRVDDRVIYLGRLTAARGGLDLVELGRRLAPEIQVHLVGPADADCQAAIEAAQAEGAVTWHGFVPNDEALTMLPGALAGLSLLHEQPNYAHSRPTKIVEYMAHGLPVISTPNPASAELIRRHRCGTIVPFGDVDAAEAAVRALRADPAERARMAEAGRAAVIAHYSWDADADLFVHSLEKLAHATAH; encoded by the coding sequence ATGCGCGTCCTCGTCCTGACCGTCGTCCACGACCCGGAAGACGCACGTATCAGGCACCGGCAGATCGTCGCGTTGCGGGAGGCCGGGCACGAGGTGACGCTGGCGGCGCCGTTCAGCGCCACCGGGCGGCCGATCCCGGGCGACCTCAGCGTCATCGACATCCCGCGGTCGCACGGACGGCACCGGCTGACGGCCATGCGGACGGCGCGGCGGCTGCTGAAGCGGCGCGGCCGCGACTTCGACATCGTCCTGATGCACGACCCGGAGCTGGTGCTGGCCAGCATCGGCCTGACCATCCCGGGCCTGGTGTGGGACGTCCACGAGGACACCGCCGCGGCGCTGCGGATGAAGGCCTGGCTGCCGAGGGCCGGCCGCCCGGCGGGGGCGGCGCTGATCCGGGCCATCGAACGGCACGCCGAGCGCCGCATGCCGCTGCTGCTGGCCGAGGAGTCGTACGCCGGCCGCTTCCGCAAGCAGCACACCATCGTCCGGAACAGCGTGGCGATCCCCGACGACGTCAGCACGCGGGTCGACGACCGCGTGATCTACCTGGGCCGGTTGACGGCGGCGCGCGGCGGCCTCGACCTGGTGGAGCTGGGGCGGCGGCTGGCTCCGGAGATCCAGGTGCACCTGGTCGGCCCGGCCGACGCCGACTGTCAGGCGGCCATCGAGGCCGCGCAGGCCGAGGGCGCGGTGACGTGGCACGGCTTCGTCCCCAACGACGAGGCGCTGACGATGCTGCCGGGTGCGCTGGCGGGGCTCAGCCTGCTGCACGAGCAGCCCAACTACGCGCACTCCCGGCCCACGAAGATCGTCGAGTACATGGCGCACGGCCTGCCCGTCATCAGCACGCCGAACCCGGCGTCGGCGGAGCTGATCAGGCGGCACCGGTGCGGCACGATCGTCCCGTTCGGCGACGTCGACGCGGCGGAGGCGGCGGTGCGTGCGCTGCGGGCCGACCCCGCGGAGCGGGCCCGCATGGCCGAGGCCGGGCGCGCCGCCGTCATCGCGCACTACAGCTGGGACGCCGACGCCGACCTGTTCGTTCACTCGTTGGAAAAGCTGGCACACGCCACGGCCCACTGA
- a CDS encoding DUF4265 domain-containing protein → MSDQEFVVHQSPAWRDRADFIVRVRLPAADAPFKFEQMWARQLEESLFEICCIPFVVYDMALGDIVEASPSDHYTVLRTTRHSGRYTFRAYFGDTDHPAQAIYEQLTEAGALLEWSSPSLLAIDSADAAHAIFIAEFLGERASHGQLVYEKGFSEPLT, encoded by the coding sequence ATGAGTGACCAAGAATTTGTGGTTCATCAGTCTCCCGCGTGGCGGGATCGCGCGGATTTCATTGTTCGCGTCCGACTACCAGCAGCCGATGCGCCATTCAAGTTCGAACAGATGTGGGCACGGCAGCTTGAAGAGTCCCTTTTCGAGATCTGCTGTATACCGTTCGTTGTCTATGACATGGCGCTCGGCGACATCGTCGAGGCATCACCATCCGATCACTACACAGTATTGCGCACGACACGGCATTCGGGCCGGTACACGTTTCGCGCCTACTTCGGCGATACCGACCATCCTGCACAAGCGATCTACGAGCAACTCACCGAAGCGGGCGCTCTGCTCGAATGGTCGTCGCCGTCGCTCCTCGCAATCGACAGTGCCGACGCCGCTCATGCCATTTTCATCGCCGAGTTCTTGGGCGAACGCGCCAGTCATGGACAGCTCGTCTACGAGAAAGGGTTCTCAGAGCCGCTGACCTGA